In the Pithys albifrons albifrons isolate INPA30051 chromosome 3, PitAlb_v1, whole genome shotgun sequence genome, one interval contains:
- the CHCHD4 gene encoding mitochondrial intermembrane space import and assembly protein 40 — MSYCRQEGKDRIIFATKEDHETPSSAELVADDPDDPYEEQGLILPNGDINWNCPCLGGMASGPCGEQFKSAFSCFHYSTEEIKGSDCVDQFRAMQECMQKYPDLYPQEDENEEKSSKDLETTSEEASAAKEEKGSS; from the exons GAAAAGACAGAATTATATTTGCGACCAAGGAGGACCATGAGACACCaagcagtgctgagctggttGCAGATGACCCAGATGACCCTTATGAAGAACAAG GATTGATATTGCCCAATGGAGATATCAATTGGAATTGCCCGTGTCTGGGTGGAATGGCCAGTGGTCCCTGTGGGGAACAGTTCAAGTCAGCCTTTTCTTGTTTCCACTATagcacagaagaaataaagggATCAGACTGTGTGGACCAATTCCGTGCCATGCAGGAATGCATGCAAAAATACCCAGATCTTTACCCTCAAGAGGATGAAAATGAAGAGAAGTCCAGTAAAGATTTGGAAACTACATCTGAGGAGGCGTCTGCTGCCAAAGAGGAGAAGGGATCTAGCTAA